One part of the Parasphingorhabdus sp. SCSIO 66989 genome encodes these proteins:
- a CDS encoding ubiquinol-cytochrome C chaperone family protein: protein MSIFSRLFSRGPDRKDAMVPLYNSVITLGRQPHWYLDGGVADDVEGRFNLLVTLLSLVLLRLEDAPDKAEAGVALTELFVDDMDGQLRQEGVGDVVVGKRVGKMMSILGGRLGGLREAFALEDHDARRAALEDVLRRNVYQTEVSEEALGYACDGMIAVHAGLVGRGIDTVLAGEIL, encoded by the coding sequence ATGTCTATTTTCTCGCGCCTGTTTTCCCGTGGTCCAGATCGCAAAGATGCGATGGTGCCGCTCTATAACTCGGTGATTACACTGGGCAGACAGCCGCACTGGTATCTCGATGGCGGAGTCGCTGATGATGTGGAGGGGCGGTTCAATCTTCTGGTTACCCTGTTATCGCTGGTGCTGTTGCGGCTGGAGGACGCTCCGGACAAGGCCGAGGCAGGGGTGGCACTGACCGAGCTGTTCGTTGATGATATGGACGGGCAATTGCGTCAGGAAGGCGTGGGCGATGTAGTTGTCGGCAAGCGTGTCGGCAAAATGATGAGCATTTTGGGCGGCCGTCTGGGCGGCTTGCGCGAGGCATTCGCGCTGGAAGATCATGATGCGCGCCGCGCTGCGCTCGAAGATGTGCTGCGCCGCAATGTCTATCAGACCGAGGTCAGCGAGGAGGCGCTTGGCTATGCGTGTGACGGGATGATTGCCGTGCATGCCGGTCTGGTTGGACGCGGCATTGATACCGTGCTGGCGGGAGAGATTCTATGA
- a CDS encoding outer membrane protein assembly factor BamE, with the protein MTIKANSILIASAIALMLLSGCTRLRAHRGYVVDPVLTTSVSPGIDDKRSVEDMLGRPTFVGQFNESEWFYVSRNTKQLAFSRPKPERQTVLRVRFDERGQVVDVAETGVELAVNLSPDGDATPTLGRERGFFEDLFGNIGAVGAGGPGGPGGPVGPGGGP; encoded by the coding sequence ATGACTATCAAGGCGAACTCCATCCTTATCGCCAGTGCTATCGCACTCATGCTGTTGAGCGGTTGCACCCGGCTGCGGGCCCATCGTGGCTATGTTGTAGATCCGGTGCTCACCACTTCGGTTTCGCCCGGCATTGATGACAAGCGCTCTGTTGAAGATATGCTGGGCCGCCCGACTTTTGTTGGACAGTTTAATGAGAGCGAATGGTTCTATGTCTCGCGAAATACCAAACAGCTCGCCTTTTCTCGTCCAAAGCCTGAGCGCCAAACGGTGCTGCGCGTGCGTTTTGATGAGCGCGGTCAGGTCGTGGATGTTGCCGAAACCGGTGTAGAACTGGCCGTCAATCTCTCCCCCGATGGCGATGCCACCCCGACACTCGGCCGTGAACGTGGCTTTTTTGAAGACCTGTTCGGCAATATTGGTGCCGTTGGCGCGGGCGGCCCCGGCGGCCCTGGTGGTCCGGTTGGTCCCGGCGGCGGGCCTTAA
- a CDS encoding hemolysin family protein has protein sequence MPPFPWFDLIIILVLVLVNGVFAMSELAIVSARTARLAALAEKGNSGAAKAIELAANPGRFLSTVQVGITLIGIIAGAYSGASLGGPVAARLEPLGVPADLAQTLGFALVIGFTTYASLVIGELVPKQIALRSAERIAVVMAIPMDLLARIAAPLVWVLDMTSAMIFRLLGLRRTADDLVTAEELQMVFAEATKSGVIEEQERAIISGVVRLADRPVREVMTPRTEVDWIDVDADSDAISALLERSQHSLWPVAEGTIDEIIGVVKVRELLRSLVQNEQPDIRALMRPSAIIPDQVDAMDAIGVLQQADVAMAMVHDEYGHFDGIVTPADLLSALAGNFVSDQEDGDLPAILERDDGSLLISGALPADALAERIGLRFDETRDFATVAGYALAILRHLPEEGEQFEDQGWRFEIVDMDGRKIDKLIARQVADAKEAVESD, from the coding sequence ATGCCACCATTTCCCTGGTTTGATCTCATCATCATTCTCGTTCTCGTGCTGGTGAACGGGGTCTTCGCCATGTCCGAACTGGCGATTGTGTCGGCGCGCACCGCGCGGCTGGCGGCGCTTGCGGAAAAGGGCAATAGCGGAGCGGCCAAGGCGATTGAGCTGGCCGCCAATCCGGGGCGCTTTCTCTCTACCGTCCAGGTCGGCATTACCCTGATCGGTATCATCGCAGGCGCTTATTCCGGCGCCAGTCTGGGCGGTCCGGTGGCGGCACGTTTGGAGCCGCTGGGCGTTCCTGCTGATCTGGCGCAGACGCTTGGCTTTGCGCTGGTGATCGGCTTCACCACCTATGCCTCGCTTGTGATTGGTGAACTGGTGCCGAAGCAGATCGCGCTGCGCTCGGCAGAGCGGATTGCGGTGGTGATGGCCATACCCATGGACCTGTTGGCGCGTATCGCCGCGCCTCTGGTCTGGGTGCTGGATATGACCAGCGCGATGATCTTTCGCCTGCTCGGCCTGCGCCGCACCGCCGATGATCTGGTTACCGCCGAAGAGCTGCAAATGGTGTTTGCCGAAGCGACAAAATCGGGCGTGATCGAAGAGCAGGAGCGGGCGATTATCTCCGGCGTGGTGCGACTGGCCGACCGCCCTGTACGAGAGGTGATGACGCCACGCACCGAGGTTGACTGGATCGATGTCGATGCCGATAGCGATGCGATTTCCGCTTTGCTTGAGCGCTCTCAGCATAGCCTCTGGCCAGTCGCCGAGGGCACGATCGATGAGATTATCGGCGTCGTGAAAGTGCGTGAGCTGCTGCGCAGCCTTGTCCAAAATGAGCAACCCGATATTCGCGCCTTGATGCGCCCTTCAGCCATCATCCCCGATCAAGTCGATGCCATGGATGCCATTGGCGTTTTGCAACAGGCCGATGTTGCCATGGCGATGGTGCATGATGAATATGGCCATTTTGACGGGATCGTAACCCCTGCTGATCTTTTGTCCGCGCTGGCGGGGAACTTTGTTTCGGATCAGGAAGATGGCGACCTGCCCGCGATCTTGGAACGTGATGATGGCTCGCTGCTGATTTCCGGCGCGCTACCCGCAGATGCTTTGGCGGAACGCATTGGTCTCAGATTTGACGAGACACGTGATTTCGCAACAGTGGCGGGATATGCGCTTGCGATATTGCGCCATCTTCCAGAGGAGGGCGAGCAGTTTGAGGATCAGGGCTGGCGCTTTGAAATTGTCGATATGGATGGTCGCAAGATCGACAAGCTGATCGCTCGGCAGGTCGCCGATGCCAAAGAAGCTGTAGAGTCGGATTAG
- a CDS encoding FAD-dependent oxidoreductase, translating into MTKQDSPAPPLHYDIAISGAGMIGLTLALALARSGLSVHLIDPVDPATHVSQQDDQRATAIIRSSWEMFDVIGVAEQLGDAASPINAIAVREKQGAKPLRFDAEQGDVMGYMVPNTALIAALLAQIAKESAISCYFGKSCVAREEHDSGVTLTLDDGTELTADVQVVAEGRHSQSLKSGGFSATEWGYDHHAIVATLAHAHGHDGVAFQHFLPGGPVALLPLGDVSDGSDLPPHRSSLVWSMPSEQADGLMALGPRGFCAELARHIGDITGDVQLAGDRGRFPLTFHNVTNPVRGRTVLIGDTAHALHPIAGQGFNLGLRDVACFAEIMAEAVRMGLECGNSDMLQRYSDWRAGDVTLMASVTDSLMRIFALPEPLAGLRRTGMEAVGAVEPLRNWLAAEARGESGNLPRLLQGVAV; encoded by the coding sequence ATGACCAAACAGGACTCGCCCGCGCCGCCCTTGCATTACGACATTGCCATTTCCGGAGCCGGAATGATCGGCTTGACGCTGGCACTGGCGCTGGCGCGCTCGGGCCTCAGCGTGCATCTGATTGATCCGGTCGATCCGGCAACGCATGTCAGCCAGCAAGATGATCAGCGCGCGACCGCGATTATCCGCTCAAGTTGGGAAATGTTTGATGTTATCGGTGTTGCAGAACAACTGGGCGATGCTGCCTCTCCGATCAACGCCATTGCGGTGCGCGAAAAGCAGGGCGCGAAACCGCTGCGCTTCGATGCCGAGCAAGGCGATGTCATGGGCTACATGGTGCCCAATACGGCCCTGATAGCAGCTTTGCTTGCCCAGATTGCCAAAGAGTCTGCGATAAGCTGCTATTTCGGCAAAAGCTGCGTTGCGCGCGAAGAGCATGATTCAGGCGTGACGCTCACACTGGATGATGGGACAGAGCTGACCGCCGATGTACAGGTGGTCGCCGAAGGCAGGCATTCGCAAAGTCTGAAATCGGGCGGCTTCTCGGCGACCGAATGGGGCTATGACCATCATGCCATTGTCGCGACTTTGGCGCATGCGCATGGCCATGATGGCGTCGCATTTCAGCATTTTCTCCCCGGAGGCCCGGTGGCGCTATTGCCGCTGGGTGATGTGTCTGATGGCTCTGATCTGCCGCCGCATCGCAGCTCTCTCGTCTGGTCGATGCCTTCGGAGCAGGCGGATGGCTTGATGGCATTGGGACCACGCGGTTTTTGTGCTGAGCTGGCGCGCCATATTGGCGATATCACCGGCGATGTGCAGCTTGCCGGTGATCGCGGTCGCTTCCCGCTCACCTTTCACAATGTTACCAATCCTGTCCGCGGACGCACAGTGCTGATCGGCGATACGGCCCATGCCCTGCATCCGATTGCCGGGCAGGGCTTTAACCTTGGCCTGCGCGATGTCGCCTGTTTCGCCGAGATCATGGCCGAGGCGGTGCGCATGGGGCTGGAATGCGGCAATAGTGATATGCTGCAACGCTATAGCGACTGGCGTGCAGGCGATGTCACGCTGATGGCGTCGGTCACTGACAGCCTTATGCGGATTTTCGCATTGCCCGAACCGCTCGCTGGTCTGCGCCGTACCGGCATGGAGGCGGTGGGCGCGGTCGAACCGCTGCGCAACTGGCTTGCCGCAGAAGCGCGCGGTGAAAGCGGCAATTTGCCGCGTTTGTTGCAGGGTGTCGCCGTATAA
- a CDS encoding DNA translocase FtsK — translation MASRAIAQKNSDWRAIMRQSLGRSLELIFGATLFIFVIFFALALFSYSLTDPSPSTAAGGSVSNWMGRPGAWIAERALSFFGPASVLFLPFAFVTGRQLWRNDEKRNGWRSLALMTAGTAFIAAAIGLAFPGTAGDLPAGWGGLSGLTATITGDAITSRLPEAAQPWLGIAVTALLGLVGAVSVWRAIPVDRNVLRLPSFTLPRLALPWGGKSEDNEEEGNAPFIADPETDKAPAKPAKPRPSVEPDNRPPPEISEPSLPPKQAQLGPTSRQGDFFGDYDLPELDLLDQAEHAEGPRLDKVALERNARLLESVLADFRVQGEIKAVRPGPVVTMYELEPAPGTKASRVIQLADDIARNMSAISARIAVIPGRNVIGIELPNKKRDMVVLHEMLASHHFAEHKGQLPIILGKNISGDPVIADLAPMPHLLVAGTTGSGKSVGLNCMILSLLYRLTPDQCRLIMIDPKMLELSSYDDIPHLLSPVVTEPAKAVRALKWAVEQMEERYRMMSSISVRNLANFNEKVKAAKAKGKPLGRRVQTGFDPESGQPLYEEEQLDFEPLPQIVVIVDELADLMMTAGKEVEFLIQRLAQKARAAGIHLIMATQRPSVDVITGVIKANLPTRISFHVTSKIDSRTILGEQGAEQLLGKGDMLYMPGGKGLTRVHGPFVSDDEVRRVADHWRAQGQPDYVQSVTEEPEDGGFALEGASLDDNPEAERYRKACQIVFESQKASVSWLQRQLRVGYNTAARLIEQMEEEGLVSPPNHVGRREVFRDRDGNPI, via the coding sequence ATGGCCAGCAGGGCAATTGCACAGAAAAACAGCGACTGGCGCGCGATTATGCGTCAGAGCCTTGGCCGCAGCCTTGAGCTGATCTTCGGCGCAACACTGTTTATCTTCGTCATCTTCTTCGCGCTGGCGCTGTTTAGCTATAGCCTGACAGACCCTTCCCCCAGCACCGCAGCGGGCGGAAGCGTCAGCAACTGGATGGGCCGCCCCGGCGCATGGATTGCCGAACGTGCGCTGAGCTTTTTCGGTCCCGCCTCAGTGCTGTTTCTGCCCTTTGCTTTCGTCACCGGGCGGCAGCTGTGGCGCAATGATGAAAAGCGCAATGGCTGGCGCTCTCTGGCGCTGATGACCGCTGGCACGGCCTTTATCGCCGCCGCTATTGGTCTGGCCTTCCCCGGCACAGCAGGCGATTTGCCAGCCGGATGGGGCGGCCTAAGCGGCCTTACCGCCACTATCACGGGGGACGCGATAACATCACGCCTGCCGGAAGCAGCGCAACCATGGCTGGGTATCGCGGTGACCGCATTGCTCGGCCTTGTCGGCGCGGTGAGCGTTTGGCGCGCTATTCCGGTTGACCGCAATGTGCTGCGCCTGCCCAGCTTCACCCTACCGCGCCTCGCCCTGCCATGGGGTGGCAAGAGTGAGGACAATGAAGAAGAAGGTAATGCGCCGTTTATCGCCGATCCAGAGACCGACAAAGCTCCGGCAAAACCCGCCAAGCCTCGGCCCTCTGTCGAGCCCGACAACCGCCCGCCACCGGAGATCAGCGAACCCTCATTGCCACCAAAACAGGCCCAGCTTGGTCCGACCAGCCGTCAGGGCGACTTTTTTGGCGATTATGATCTTCCCGAGCTTGATCTGCTCGATCAGGCTGAACATGCCGAAGGGCCGCGTCTCGACAAGGTAGCGCTGGAACGCAATGCACGCTTGCTCGAAAGCGTGCTCGCCGATTTCCGGGTGCAGGGTGAAATCAAGGCGGTCCGGCCCGGACCGGTGGTCACCATGTATGAGCTGGAACCCGCCCCCGGCACCAAGGCCAGCCGCGTGATCCAGCTGGCCGATGATATTGCCCGCAATATGTCCGCCATCTCGGCGCGCATCGCGGTCATCCCCGGGCGCAATGTCATCGGCATCGAACTGCCCAACAAGAAACGCGATATGGTGGTGCTGCACGAGATGCTGGCGAGCCATCACTTTGCCGAGCATAAGGGCCAGCTGCCAATCATTCTCGGCAAGAATATCAGCGGTGACCCGGTAATTGCCGATCTTGCTCCCATGCCGCACCTGCTGGTTGCGGGCACCACCGGATCGGGTAAATCGGTGGGGCTGAACTGCATGATCCTGTCGCTGCTCTATCGGCTTACCCCCGATCAGTGCCGCCTGATCATGATCGACCCGAAAATGCTCGAACTATCGAGCTATGATGATATTCCGCACCTGCTTTCACCCGTCGTCACCGAACCGGCCAAAGCGGTGCGCGCGCTCAAATGGGCGGTGGAGCAGATGGAAGAGCGCTATCGCATGATGTCCTCGATCTCGGTGCGTAACCTCGCCAATTTCAACGAAAAGGTGAAGGCCGCCAAGGCCAAGGGCAAGCCGCTCGGCCGCCGGGTACAGACCGGCTTTGATCCGGAAAGCGGTCAGCCGCTTTATGAGGAAGAGCAGCTCGATTTCGAGCCGCTGCCGCAGATTGTCGTTATCGTCGATGAGCTCGCTGACCTGATGATGACCGCAGGCAAGGAAGTCGAATTTCTGATCCAGCGTCTGGCGCAAAAGGCACGTGCGGCGGGCATCCATCTGATCATGGCGACGCAGCGACCCTCGGTCGATGTTATCACCGGCGTGATCAAGGCGAACCTGCCGACGCGGATCAGCTTCCATGTCACCTCCAAGATCGACAGCCGCACCATCCTGGGCGAACAGGGCGCGGAGCAGCTGCTCGGCAAGGGTGATATGCTCTATATGCCCGGCGGCAAGGGCCTGACCCGTGTGCACGGGCCGTTTGTCTCCGACGATGAAGTCCGCCGCGTCGCCGATCACTGGCGCGCACAGGGCCAGCCCGATTATGTCCAGTCGGTCACCGAGGAACCGGAAGATGGTGGCTTCGCCCTTGAAGGCGCATCACTCGACGATAATCCCGAAGCCGAGCGCTATCGCAAGGCGTGCCAGATTGTGTTTGAAAGCCAGAAAGCCTCGGTCAGCTGGCTGCAGCGCCAGTTGCGCGTTGGCTATAATACCGCAGCGCGCCTGATCGAACAGATGGAAGAAGAGGGCCTTGTCAGTCCCCCAAACCATGTAGGCCGTCGTGAAGTCTTCCGAGACCGCGACGGTAACCCGATTTAG
- a CDS encoding beta-propeller domain-containing protein, translated as MIGKFLPAGLFSILLAACATLEPAPPNAGVSNGTLESNPGPKLAQFKSERQFNRYIRKLARAQKRYSENYEYDEQVIVVTAQKLSPPPPSPAVESDGTFDPDNPEITNNQMIGVDEGGIVKQIGRYLVTLQDGRVFSIDLGKSQGEPLMLTDRINVYRNKEVAASWYDEMLVRGNRILVTAYNYREEATEITVIAMNREGKLSREGRFLISSNDYYSTDNYATRLVGDKLVFYTPHALRADPRTGYRWPTLRRALSDSEEALSQNMFGATQIYQSFDKDILFPTLHSISICPLKGMDLACQTTAFIGGAMQEFYVSPENAFLWIDAPDDRPWGIDYDLRRRMSCRGDQREHDGDDNESALLYRLSITSGEIGVVGLDGVPANQFSFDSRDDRFRALLNRKRRGCLTEEEYDRDRNLSLLDIPLSVFDERVHQTAEKAYISLPSKGDGRLKNRFVGDWLLYSASDEYWSLYDDPDYPDDYTGDESEPPSEKPQQDIVFATPLRQPMATKQLLLPHNALRIERAGRGAVVTGYRDGRGLSLSMIALENSPSVEATTTLYGRVETERRSHAFGAWIKPDGSGVIGIPTSQRIWRAGRGWSDSEDSDLSFVRIGNDSAMSSAGELAVSSIDTANGYKCQVSCIDWYGNARPIFTYGRIFALMGTELVEGAMQDGKIVTLGRVDLTGETVH; from the coding sequence GTGATTGGTAAGTTCTTACCGGCAGGCCTGTTCAGTATTCTCCTTGCTGCATGTGCAACCCTTGAACCAGCGCCGCCCAATGCTGGTGTTAGCAATGGGACACTGGAATCAAATCCTGGCCCAAAGTTGGCGCAGTTCAAATCCGAACGACAGTTCAACCGATACATAAGGAAATTGGCTCGTGCGCAGAAGCGCTATTCGGAGAATTATGAATATGATGAACAGGTCATAGTTGTCACGGCCCAAAAGCTATCACCACCACCACCGAGCCCAGCCGTTGAGAGTGACGGCACATTCGACCCTGATAATCCCGAAATAACTAACAATCAGATGATTGGAGTCGATGAAGGCGGTATCGTGAAACAGATCGGCCGCTATCTAGTTACACTGCAAGATGGTCGTGTATTCTCAATCGACCTGGGCAAAAGTCAGGGCGAACCCCTGATGCTAACAGATCGTATCAATGTCTATCGCAACAAGGAAGTTGCTGCGAGTTGGTATGACGAAATGCTGGTTCGTGGAAACAGGATATTGGTGACTGCCTATAATTATCGGGAGGAGGCCACCGAAATCACTGTGATCGCTATGAATCGGGAGGGCAAATTATCGCGCGAAGGCCGCTTCCTGATCAGTTCGAATGACTATTACAGTACCGATAATTATGCGACCCGCCTGGTTGGCGACAAGCTGGTTTTCTATACGCCTCATGCGCTGCGCGCTGATCCGCGGACGGGCTATAGATGGCCTACACTCAGGCGAGCCTTGAGTGATTCTGAAGAAGCCCTTTCACAGAACATGTTTGGCGCGACACAGATCTACCAGTCTTTCGATAAGGATATTCTCTTTCCAACACTGCACAGCATTTCGATATGTCCGCTGAAAGGTATGGATTTAGCCTGCCAGACGACGGCATTTATCGGTGGTGCGATGCAGGAGTTTTACGTCTCGCCTGAAAATGCTTTCCTCTGGATAGATGCGCCTGACGATCGCCCATGGGGAATCGACTATGATTTGCGACGACGCATGTCATGTCGCGGCGATCAGCGGGAACATGATGGCGATGACAATGAAAGTGCTCTGTTATATCGCTTGTCAATCACCTCAGGAGAGATCGGCGTAGTCGGTCTGGACGGCGTGCCAGCTAACCAGTTCTCTTTTGACAGCCGCGATGATCGTTTTCGCGCCCTGCTCAACCGGAAACGGCGCGGCTGCCTGACGGAAGAAGAGTATGATCGTGACCGCAATCTGAGCTTGCTTGATATCCCGTTGAGCGTTTTTGATGAGCGCGTCCATCAGACAGCAGAAAAAGCGTATATCTCCTTGCCATCAAAGGGAGACGGTCGGCTCAAAAACCGTTTTGTAGGAGACTGGCTGCTCTACAGCGCTTCAGATGAATATTGGTCGCTATATGATGATCCGGACTATCCTGATGATTATACCGGAGATGAAAGCGAACCACCTTCAGAGAAACCTCAACAAGACATCGTGTTCGCAACGCCGCTACGGCAACCTATGGCGACCAAGCAGCTTTTGTTACCACATAATGCACTGAGAATCGAACGTGCGGGTCGCGGTGCCGTCGTCACGGGCTATCGAGACGGTCGGGGTCTGTCGTTAAGCATGATCGCTTTGGAGAATAGCCCGTCTGTCGAAGCCACAACCACGCTTTATGGTAGAGTAGAGACAGAACGTCGCAGCCATGCCTTTGGTGCATGGATCAAACCGGATGGCAGTGGGGTAATCGGCATTCCTACGAGTCAACGGATATGGCGCGCTGGTCGCGGCTGGTCGGATAGCGAAGATTCAGATCTCAGTTTTGTAAGGATCGGAAACGACAGTGCCATGTCCTCAGCTGGAGAACTGGCAGTCTCCAGTATCGATACAGCTAACGGCTATAAATGCCAGGTTTCCTGTATTGATTGGTATGGTAATGCACGGCCCATCTTCACCTATGGGCGTATTTTTGCGTTGATGGGTACAGAATTAGTGGAGGGCGCAATGCAGGATGGCAAGATAGTCACACTTGGAAGGGTCGATCTAACCGGTGAGACAGTTCATTAG
- a CDS encoding SDR family NAD(P)-dependent oxidoreductase, with translation MSGTVIILGGGSLNGVGGALAQRFADEGHHVLFTGRTLDTVQATADAIAAKGGSIEAMRVDVTSEADQDALFAHGAERGEIAAVLYNAGNNAIIPFEQLTAKQFENFWRVCCFGAFLTAQRAVPLLKEQGHGSMFFTGASGSLRGKPNFAHFASAKAGLRNLLQSLAREYGPQGIHVAHFIIDGVIDGDRVRDNYPDYLDQMGEDGALSPAAIADAFWTTHKQHRSAWSHEVELRPFKERW, from the coding sequence ATGAGCGGCACGGTCATCATTCTTGGCGGCGGCTCGCTCAATGGCGTCGGCGGCGCGCTGGCGCAGCGTTTTGCTGATGAGGGGCATCATGTGCTCTTTACCGGGCGCACACTGGACACAGTGCAGGCCACGGCGGATGCGATTGCAGCAAAAGGTGGCTCCATCGAAGCGATGCGCGTCGATGTCACCAGTGAAGCGGATCAGGACGCGCTCTTCGCGCATGGGGCAGAACGCGGCGAGATTGCCGCTGTGCTGTATAATGCCGGCAATAATGCCATCATCCCGTTTGAGCAGCTGACGGCCAAGCAGTTTGAGAATTTCTGGCGCGTCTGCTGTTTTGGCGCCTTTCTCACCGCGCAACGTGCGGTGCCGCTGCTCAAGGAGCAGGGGCATGGCAGCATGTTCTTTACGGGTGCCTCCGGCTCATTGCGCGGGAAGCCCAATTTCGCGCATTTCGCCTCGGCCAAAGCCGGGCTGCGCAATCTGCTCCAGTCACTCGCGCGCGAATATGGGCCGCAGGGCATTCATGTCGCACATTTCATCATCGACGGCGTGATCGATGGCGATCGGGTGCGCGATAATTATCCCGATTATCTCGATCAGATGGGCGAAGACGGCGCGCTTTCACCCGCCGCCATCGCCGATGCTTTCTGGACCACCCATAAGCAACACCGCTCGGCCTGGTCGCACGAGGTGGAGTTGCGTCCGTTCAAAGAACGGTGGTGA